From a region of the Leptospira kmetyi serovar Malaysia str. Bejo-Iso9 genome:
- the glnA gene encoding type I glutamate--ammonia ligase, with amino-acid sequence MSRTASEVIAYAKANNVLFYDFRFTDIKGAWHHVSYHTVAITEDSFKGLPFDGSSIPAWQPIDRSDMQLIPDTDAIFLDPFTADPTLVVFCDVFDIYKGALYEKCPRSIAKKALKYLESSGLADTAYFGPENEFFIFDNIKVRDAINVQYYEIDSSEGIWNSHTDFPGSTNTGHRPGTKGGYFPVAPVDSQVDLRAAIVKTLHQIGMETFVVHHEVAQGQGEIGVKFGTLIEAADNVQKLKYVVKMVAHNYGKTATFMPKPLYGDNGNGMHCHQSIWKNGVNLFAGKGYQNLSDTAMNYIGGVLSHAKACAAFTNASTNSYKRLLPGFEAPSILAYSAQNRSASCRIPFVNGDKARRVEFRFPDSSANPYLAFAAMLMAGIDGVQKKIDPGPPREEDLFELSLDEIREKGIQQMPHTLREAVEHMLVDREFLKKGDVFTEDFIQTYKAYKFETEIWPWEGRPHPFEFLTTYSC; translated from the coding sequence ATGTCCAGAACAGCTAGTGAAGTTATCGCATACGCCAAGGCGAATAACGTTCTTTTCTACGATTTCCGTTTTACGGATATCAAAGGAGCATGGCACCACGTATCTTATCACACGGTCGCCATCACTGAAGATTCCTTCAAAGGTTTACCGTTTGACGGAAGTTCCATCCCAGCTTGGCAACCGATCGACAGATCCGATATGCAATTGATTCCGGATACCGATGCGATTTTCTTAGACCCTTTCACTGCGGATCCGACTCTTGTTGTTTTCTGTGACGTATTCGACATCTACAAAGGCGCTCTCTACGAAAAATGTCCTCGTTCCATCGCGAAAAAAGCTCTGAAGTATCTCGAGTCTTCCGGACTTGCGGACACGGCTTATTTCGGTCCTGAAAACGAATTCTTTATCTTTGACAACATCAAAGTAAGAGACGCGATCAACGTTCAATACTATGAAATCGATTCTTCGGAAGGGATCTGGAATTCTCACACGGATTTCCCGGGCTCCACAAACACCGGTCACCGTCCCGGAACCAAAGGCGGTTACTTTCCGGTAGCTCCTGTGGATTCTCAAGTGGATTTAAGAGCCGCGATCGTTAAGACTCTTCACCAGATCGGAATGGAAACTTTTGTGGTTCACCACGAGGTTGCGCAAGGTCAAGGTGAGATCGGCGTTAAGTTCGGAACTCTGATTGAAGCTGCGGACAACGTTCAAAAATTAAAATATGTCGTGAAGATGGTTGCTCATAACTACGGTAAAACCGCTACGTTTATGCCGAAGCCTCTTTACGGTGACAACGGAAACGGTATGCACTGCCACCAATCCATCTGGAAAAACGGCGTGAACCTTTTCGCGGGTAAAGGATATCAAAACCTGAGCGACACCGCTATGAATTACATCGGTGGAGTTCTTTCTCACGCAAAAGCTTGTGCAGCTTTCACAAACGCTTCCACAAACTCTTACAAGAGACTTCTTCCCGGTTTCGAAGCTCCTTCGATCTTAGCGTATTCCGCGCAGAACCGTTCCGCTTCTTGCCGTATTCCTTTCGTGAACGGAGACAAAGCAAGAAGAGTTGAGTTCCGTTTCCCTGATTCTTCCGCGAACCCTTATCTCGCTTTCGCAGCGATGTTGATGGCGGGTATCGACGGAGTTCAAAAGAAAATCGATCCGGGTCCGCCTCGGGAAGAAGATCTTTTCGAACTTTCTTTGGATGAAATCCGTGAAAAAGGAATTCAGCAGATGCCTCACACTTTGAGAGAAGCCGTGGAGCACATGCTCGTCGACAGAGAATTCCTCAAAAAAGGCGACGTGTTCACCGAAGACTTTATCCAAACTTACAAAGCGTATAAGTTTGAAACTGAAATTTGGCCTTGGGAAGGAAGACCTCACCCGTTCGAATTTCTTACGACTTATTCCTGCTAA
- a CDS encoding cytochrome c biogenesis protein CcdA: protein MLLSFLGLNLSLSAETLSGSWFSEIQKSVSEGVSSGAFDWTTGFVLITGGILASLLPCVYPLYPITVGIVRARGEGSPKILHPAIYYLGLVAVYASFGLIAGFSGGAFNVILRYPIVNFGLSILIFLLALASLDLIHLPFFQSKEVRTAQGCGGTFLLGMGAGLLSSPCVGPVVVAILLQITAGSGAITVGSVLLASFKMFLFGVGLGFPFLMIGVFGLSLPKSGKWMRWIQWALGVFVLYFSYTYFQKSLSGWGISDSSIPWAAFGILFLILCLYFFLPEEWNRYVRMQKALFLGGVVLSATALVILLAPNVGGVHSSSAAETETKGNLSWFRTPSKAYTEGQDTGKKVFIDFYADWCTNCKAFEDLTQNDSALNEALKGAVLLKVKDHDPIFETYARDPRFEELKIGLPFFVILDAEGNLLYKNTDYQDTATMVRILKQ from the coding sequence ATTCTTCTTTCTTTTTTGGGTTTGAATCTTTCCCTTTCCGCCGAAACGTTATCCGGTTCTTGGTTTTCCGAAATTCAAAAATCCGTAAGCGAAGGGGTTTCCAGCGGAGCCTTCGATTGGACGACAGGTTTCGTTCTCATCACGGGCGGAATACTTGCGAGTCTTTTACCCTGTGTTTATCCTTTGTATCCGATCACGGTCGGAATCGTAAGAGCGAGAGGAGAGGGTTCTCCTAAAATTCTCCATCCTGCGATTTATTATCTCGGTTTGGTGGCCGTCTACGCCTCGTTCGGATTGATCGCCGGTTTTTCAGGCGGAGCGTTTAACGTGATTCTCCGTTATCCGATCGTAAATTTCGGACTTTCCATTCTTATCTTTTTATTGGCCCTCGCTTCTCTCGATCTCATTCATCTTCCTTTTTTCCAATCCAAAGAAGTCAGAACGGCGCAAGGTTGCGGCGGAACCTTTCTTTTGGGAATGGGCGCCGGACTTCTTTCTTCTCCTTGCGTCGGACCGGTTGTGGTCGCGATTCTTTTGCAGATCACCGCGGGTTCGGGTGCGATCACGGTCGGCTCCGTGCTTCTCGCTTCCTTTAAGATGTTTTTATTCGGAGTGGGTTTGGGTTTTCCGTTTTTGATGATCGGAGTTTTCGGTTTGAGTCTGCCAAAGTCCGGCAAATGGATGCGTTGGATTCAATGGGCGCTCGGAGTTTTCGTATTATATTTTTCTTATACGTATTTTCAGAAGTCCCTTTCGGGCTGGGGAATCTCCGATTCTTCGATTCCTTGGGCGGCTTTCGGAATTCTGTTTCTGATTCTTTGTTTGTATTTTTTTCTTCCGGAAGAATGGAACCGTTACGTAAGAATGCAAAAGGCTTTGTTTCTCGGCGGAGTCGTTTTGTCCGCGACGGCGCTTGTGATTCTTCTGGCTCCGAACGTTGGCGGCGTTCATTCTTCTTCGGCCGCGGAAACCGAAACGAAAGGAAATCTTTCCTGGTTTAGAACTCCCAGCAAGGCCTACACGGAAGGTCAGGACACGGGCAAAAAAGTTTTTATCGATTTTTATGCGGATTGGTGCACGAACTGCAAGGCTTTCGAGGACCTCACTCAAAACGACTCCGCTTTGAACGAGGCTTTGAAAGGTGCGGTCCTTTTAAAGGTCAAGGATCACGATCCGATCTTCGAGACCTACGCGAGAGATCCGCGTTTCGAAGAACTCAAGATCGGTCTTCCTTTTTTTGTGATCCTCGACGCGGAAGGAAATCTTCTTTATAAGAATACGGATTATCAGGATACAGCCACGATGGTCCGCATTCTTAAACAATGA